The Alnus glutinosa chromosome 7, dhAlnGlut1.1, whole genome shotgun sequence genome includes a region encoding these proteins:
- the LOC133872947 gene encoding putative disease resistance protein RGA4, with protein sequence MAELAYAIAAEILVKLGSIAYREISFVLDIKSELTELEGTMTTIQAVLLDAEEKQATSRPLSIWLRQLKDVFSDADNVLDEVEYEVLKKQVMRTYGRTSREVCGLFSSCRAFAFRSQLGHKIKNIREKLAKIAAKKDQFNLIPRLEDGHVMHRRRDMTHSFVPPSQVIGRKNDKEKLISLLRQPDANMHDNVISIVGLGGLGKTTIAKLVYDDQRVANHFELRMWVCVSEDFDVPRLIREILKSATGANIDETLGVDLWQTRLRDCLKNKKFLLVLDDVWNEDRNKWIEMRDLLLGGSKGSKILVTTRSNKVASIMDTVFTYNLKGLSEKNCLSLFMKYAFKGGKDKGYPNLLEIGKEIVKKCEGVPLAIRTLGSLLFSKVDEREWKFVRDNGIWKLEQKEGDILPALKISYDQMPSHLKQCFAFCSLFPKDHWFDSGELIAFWMAHGLLSKTPNSQNLELEDVGDMYIKDLLSKSFFQDVTNDTWYYRFKMHDLVHDLALKVAEEECSAVDFHTRNIARTVRHLSFSHNVQQVPKYFYTLSSGVRTTLFPVKQQVPTLVEACISRFMYLRVLDSTNSSFEVLSSSIGTLKHLRYLSLAKNDRIKKLPDSICELYNLQTLLLHGCSSLERLPKDTRKMISLRYLTITTTCTRLFENGVCCLNSLRFLHVYLCRSLEVLFQGMDGSFTNLQTLVVSGCPKLTSFTHEIKYLTALETLVIEYCKELSLTGGEYNRDLNLSLQKLKITRVPKLKVLPQWLQGSTNTLQYLRISMCQNLTILPEWLPSMKSLHTLEIFCCTKLSSLPEGMDRFTALQELRITECKKLIRKCKEEDRSKIAHIPKVRLLPLRWLRTRSFDEEEGAIL encoded by the coding sequence ATGGCTGAACTTGCCTATGCTATCGCAGCAGAGATCTTGGTGAAGCTAGGATCCATTGCTTATAGAGAGATCAGCTTCGTATTGGACATCAAAAGCGAGCTGACAGAGCTTGAGGGTACCATGACAACCATTCAAGCCGTGCTCTTGGATGCTGAAGAGAAGCAAGCTACCAGTCGCCCGCTGAGCATCTGGCTGAGGCAGCTCAAAGATGTTTTTTCTGACGCCGACAATGTGTTGGATGAAGTTGAGTACGAAGTTCTTAAGAAGCAAGTGATGAGAACATATGGGCGCACCAGTAGAGAGGTATGTGGTTTGTTTTCAAGTTGTAGAGCCTTTGCATTCCGTTCTCAACTGGGTCACAAAATCAAGAACATTAGAGAGAAGTTAGCTAAGATTGCAGCTAAGAAGGATCAATTTAATCTTATACCTCGACTTGAAGATGGGCATGTCATGCATCGGAGGAGGGATATGACCCACTCATTTGTTCCTCCTTCACAAGTCATTGGTAGGAAGAAtgacaaagaaaaattaataagtcTTTTGAGGCAACCTGATGCTAACATGCATGACAATGTAATTTCTATAGTTGGATTAGGAGGGTTGGGGAAGACTACAATTGCTAAGTTGGTATACGATGATCAACGTGTAGCCAATCATTTCGAATTGAGAATGTGGGTTTGTGTGTCTGAGGATTTTGATGTTCCTAGATTAATAAGAGAAATCCTTAAATCTGCAACCGGTGCAAATATTGATGAGACGTTGGGTGTAGATTTGTGGCAAACTAGATTAAGAGACTGTTTAAAGAACAAGAAGTTTCTACTTGTTTTAGATGATGTTTGGAATGAAGATCGTAATAAATGGATTGAAATGAGAGATTTGTTACTTGGCGGTTCCAAAGGAAGTAAGATTTTAGTGACAACACGTAGTAATAAGGTTGCCTCAATCATGGACACTGTTTTCACATACAATTTAAAAGGTTTATCTGAAAAGAATTGTTTGTCTTTGTTTATGAAATATGCATTTAAGGGAGGGAAAGACAAAGGATATCCAAACCTCttagaaattggaaaagaaattgTGAAAAAATGTGAAGGAGTTCCATTGGCAATAAGGACTTTAGGCAGCCTACTTTTCTCAAAGGTTGATGAACGAGAGTGGAAATTTGTAAGAGATAATGGGATTTGGAAATTAGAACAAAAGGAGGGTGATATTTTACCTGCTTTAAAAATAAGTTATGATCAAATGCCATCTcacttgaagcaatgctttgcCTTCTGTTCTCTTTTCCCAAAGGATCATTGGTTCGATAGTGGTGAGTTGATTGCATTTTGGATGGCGCATGGACTCCTTAGTAAAACGCCTAATAGTCAAAATCTAGAGTTGGAAGATGTTGGCGACATGTATATCAAGGATTTGTTGTCCAAATCTTTCTTCCAAGATGTTACGAATGACACGTGGTACTATAGGTTTAAAATGCACGATCTCGTCCATGATCTTGCACTCAAGGTTGCAGAAGAAGAGTGTTCAGCAGTCGACTTTCACACCCGAAACATTGCTAGAACAGTTCGTCATTTGTCATTTTCACACAATGTTCAACAAGTTCCAAAATACTTTTACACCTTAAGTAGTGGTGTGCGGACCACTTTGTTCCCGGTCAAGCAACAAGTGCCAACCTTAGTTGAAGCTTGCATCTCAAGATTCATGTACTTGCGGGTGCTTGACTCAACTAATTCATCTTTTGAGGTGTTGTCAAGCTCTATTGGTACTTTgaagcatttaagatatttgagCCTAGCTAAGAATGACAGAATCAAGAAACTTCCCGATTCCATTTGTGAGCTATACAATTTGCAAACTTTACTACTTCATGGATGTTCGAGTCTTGAGCGATTGCCCAAAGATACAAGGAAGATGATTAGCCTTAGGTATCTGACGATAACAACAACTTGCACGCGCTTGTTTGAAAATGGTGTATGCTGCTTGAATTCTCTTCGATTTTTACATGTATATCTTTGTCGGAGTCTTGAAGTTTTGTTTCAAGGGATGGATGGGAGCTTTACCAACCTTCAGACATTGGTTGTTTCAGGTTGTCCAAAGTTGACCTCTTTTACACATGAGATCAAGTACCTAACCGCCTTAGAGACCCTGGTAATTGAGTATTGTAAAGAACTTAGTTTGACGGGAGGAGAATACAATCGGGATCTCAACTTGAgccttcaaaaattaaagattacACGTGTACCAAAGTTGAAGGTTTTGCCGCAATGGCTCCAAGGATCTACTAACACTTTGCAATACCTGCGTATTTCAATGTGTCAAAACCTCACGATCTTGCCGGAGTGGCTGCCAAGTATGAAGTCGCTTCACACACTTGAGATTTTCTGTTGTACCAAGTTGTCATCTCTTCCGGAGGGGATGGATCGTTTCACTGCACTACAAGAATTGAGGATTACCGAGTGTAAAAAATTGATTAGGAAATGCAAAGAGGAAGATCGGTCCAAAATTGCTCATATACCAAAAGTTAGACTG